A stretch of Cupriavidus necator DNA encodes these proteins:
- a CDS encoding tripartite tricarboxylate transporter substrate binding protein BugE — MSRRQLLLSGTAAAATLAFAGNAFAQANYPTRPIRLIVPFAAGGSTDLSARLVAEFAGRELGQSIVVENKGGAGGSLGMEQVANAAPDGYTIGMATVSTHGSNPAVYPKLKYDPIKDFAPITNVVSMPSVFTVHPSVPAKTMQEFIALAKANPGKYSVASPGTGTLGHVNLENFQMLAKIQLLHVPYKGAGLGLNDAVAGQVNAISDNLASALPHVKSGRLRALAVLGATRSPQLPNVPTYAELGYKEMGDGGWFGIVAPANTPPAIVARLNQAIHKAMQNPEFKRKVEESGGTLVPTTPEQFKAQIQQAMARYARVAKAADIKLD; from the coding sequence ATGTCCCGCCGCCAGCTGCTGCTGTCCGGTACCGCCGCCGCTGCCACGCTGGCCTTTGCCGGCAACGCGTTCGCGCAAGCCAATTACCCGACGCGCCCGATCCGTCTGATCGTGCCGTTCGCGGCGGGTGGCTCCACCGACCTGTCGGCGCGCCTGGTGGCAGAGTTTGCCGGCCGCGAGCTGGGCCAGTCGATCGTGGTCGAGAACAAGGGCGGCGCCGGCGGCTCGCTGGGCATGGAGCAGGTGGCCAACGCCGCGCCCGATGGCTACACCATCGGCATGGCCACGGTCAGCACGCATGGTTCCAACCCGGCGGTGTACCCGAAGCTGAAGTACGACCCGATCAAGGACTTTGCCCCGATCACCAACGTGGTGTCGATGCCGAGCGTATTCACGGTGCATCCGAGCGTGCCGGCGAAAACCATGCAGGAGTTTATTGCCTTAGCCAAGGCCAATCCGGGGAAGTATTCAGTTGCCTCGCCGGGCACAGGGACCCTCGGCCACGTAAATCTTGAGAACTTCCAGATGCTGGCGAAGATCCAGCTGCTGCATGTGCCGTACAAGGGCGCCGGCCTTGGACTCAATGACGCGGTGGCAGGGCAGGTCAATGCAATCTCGGACAACCTGGCCTCCGCGCTGCCTCACGTGAAATCGGGCCGCCTGCGCGCGCTGGCGGTGCTTGGCGCCACGCGCTCGCCGCAGTTGCCAAACGTACCCACCTATGCAGAACTGGGCTACAAGGAGATGGGCGACGGCGGTTGGTTCGGCATCGTCGCGCCCGCGAATACGCCGCCCGCCATCGTCGCCAGGCTGAACCAGGCGATCCACAAGGCCATGCAGAACCCCGAGTTCAAGCGCAAGGTGGAAGAATCCGGCGGCACGCTGGTGCCGACTACGCCGGAGCAGTTCAAGGCGCAGATCCAGCAGGCGATGGCGCGCTACGCCCGCGTGGCCAAGGCTGCCGATATCAAGCTGGACTGA
- a CDS encoding N-formylglutamate amidohydrolase, which translates to MAEAINQAAVLPPVIVRLPEGEALPLVCDSPHSGTEYPADFGAAIPAARLRGGEDTHVDALWEAVPAAGGTLLAATFPRVYIDPNRMPDDIDPAQLDGTWPTALAPGPKTRLGFGLIWSRVDASTPIYDRRLSVTEVQARIDRYYRPYHAALAEAVEGAHQRFGALWHLNLHSMPNNAYERLKIASPHPLADFVLGDRDGTTCEPGLVDLVERELRGMGYTVARNDPYKGVQLIAQIGRPAERRNSLQIEIRRPLYMDEVTRERNAGFATLQRDLDKLTQQVTGYIRAQL; encoded by the coding sequence ATGGCGGAGGCAATCAACCAAGCTGCGGTACTGCCGCCGGTCATCGTACGCCTGCCGGAAGGGGAGGCGCTGCCGCTGGTATGCGACTCGCCGCACAGCGGTACCGAGTACCCGGCTGACTTCGGTGCGGCGATCCCGGCCGCGCGCCTGCGTGGCGGCGAGGATACCCACGTCGATGCCTTGTGGGAGGCCGTGCCCGCAGCAGGTGGTACGCTGCTGGCGGCCACTTTCCCGCGGGTCTATATCGACCCGAACCGGATGCCCGACGACATCGACCCGGCCCAGCTCGACGGCACCTGGCCGACGGCATTGGCCCCGGGGCCGAAGACGCGGCTGGGCTTCGGCCTGATCTGGAGCCGGGTCGACGCCAGCACGCCGATCTATGACCGCCGCCTGTCCGTGACGGAAGTGCAGGCCCGTATAGACCGCTACTACCGGCCATACCATGCGGCGCTGGCCGAGGCCGTGGAGGGCGCCCACCAGCGCTTTGGCGCGCTCTGGCACCTGAACCTGCACTCCATGCCCAACAACGCCTACGAGCGGCTCAAGATCGCCAGCCCGCATCCGCTGGCGGACTTTGTGCTGGGCGACCGTGACGGCACCACCTGCGAGCCGGGACTGGTCGACCTGGTCGAACGGGAACTGCGCGGCATGGGTTACACGGTGGCTCGCAACGACCCGTACAAGGGCGTGCAGCTGATCGCGCAGATTGGCCGGCCGGCCGAGCGGCGCAATAGCCTGCAGATCGAAATCCGGCGGCCGCTGTATATGGACGAGGTGACGCGCGAGCGCAATGCCGGGTTCGCCACCTTGCAGCGCGATCTTGACAAGCTGACCCAGCAGGTTACGGGCTATATCCGCGCGCAGCTTTGA
- a CDS encoding LysR substrate-binding domain-containing protein, with translation MRLHSPSMSELHAFATAARLGSFTRAADELCVTQGAISRAIARLEAHFGQPLLQRNAHRLVLTDAGRKLLEAVAEPLATIEHASATLRAGNRRHHLTLSVVPTLASVWLVPRLPDFHRRHPEIRLDFVPYQRDEDLSGPSPDAAILAGEAGKWPGLQADYVVGRELVPVCHPDRARARREAGRWQSPAELLDEPLLYHTTAPANWQNWLQAAGVPNAAPRLSTAFDQVSILIQAVRADIGVAVLQRCLVRDEIAAGRVTAPFDLPITLQRGYFLCAPKERRDHPALNCFRDWLLETAAKDTGSGTNTLFSG, from the coding sequence ATGCGGCTGCATTCCCCATCGATGTCTGAGTTGCACGCCTTTGCCACCGCGGCGCGGCTGGGCAGCTTCACGCGTGCGGCGGACGAACTGTGCGTGACCCAGGGTGCCATCAGCCGCGCCATCGCGCGGCTGGAGGCGCATTTCGGGCAGCCGCTGCTACAGCGCAATGCCCACCGGCTGGTGCTGACAGATGCCGGCCGGAAATTGCTTGAGGCCGTGGCCGAGCCGCTGGCCACGATCGAGCATGCCAGCGCCACCCTGCGCGCCGGCAACCGCCGGCACCACCTGACGCTGTCCGTCGTGCCCACGCTGGCCAGCGTCTGGCTGGTGCCGCGCCTGCCGGACTTCCATCGCCGCCATCCGGAAATCCGGCTGGACTTCGTCCCGTACCAGCGCGACGAGGACCTCTCCGGCCCCTCCCCCGACGCCGCCATCCTGGCGGGTGAAGCCGGCAAATGGCCCGGCCTGCAGGCCGACTATGTGGTGGGACGTGAATTGGTGCCGGTCTGCCATCCGGACCGCGCCCGGGCACGGCGCGAGGCCGGCCGCTGGCAGTCTCCTGCGGAGCTGCTGGACGAGCCCCTGCTCTACCACACCACCGCACCGGCGAACTGGCAAAACTGGCTGCAGGCCGCCGGCGTACCCAACGCTGCGCCAAGGTTATCCACAGCGTTCGACCAGGTCTCGATCCTGATCCAGGCGGTGCGCGCCGACATCGGCGTCGCCGTGCTGCAGCGTTGCCTGGTGCGCGACGAAATTGCCGCCGGACGCGTAACGGCGCCGTTTGACCTGCCAATTACGCTGCAACGGGGCTATTTCCTGTGTGCGCCGAAGGAACGGCGCGATCATCCGGCGCTGAACTGCTTCCGGGATTGGCTGCTGGAAACCGCAGCGAAGGATACAGGCAGCGGCACCAACACTTTATTCTCCGGATGA